A stretch of Tenrec ecaudatus isolate mTenEca1 chromosome 2, mTenEca1.hap1, whole genome shotgun sequence DNA encodes these proteins:
- the LOC142440776 gene encoding small ribosomal subunit protein eS27-like — protein sequence MPLSKDLLHLSPEEEKRKHKKKRLVQSPNSYFMDVKCPGCYKITTVFSHAQTVVLCVGCSTVLCQPTGGKARLTEGCSFRQKQH from the coding sequence ATGCCTCTCTCAAAGGATCTCCTTCACCTCTCTCccgaagaggagaagagaaaacacaagaagaagcGCCTGGTGCAGAGCCCCAATTCCTACTTCATGGATGTCAAATGCCCAGGATGCTATAAAATCACCACGGTCTTCAGCCATGCACAAACAGTAGTTTTGTGTGTTGGCTGCTCTACTGTCCTCTGTCAGCCTACAGgaggaaaagcaaggctcacagaAGGATGCTCCTTCAGACAGAAGCAGCACTAA